The following are encoded together in the Armatimonadota bacterium genome:
- a CDS encoding carboxymuconolactone decarboxylase family protein: MAHELYPQPSRELAARRRELAPQTLEAFRHFSQQVFADGALPAKTKQLIAVAVAHVTQCPYCIRSHTRAARQHGATAEEIMEAVWVAAEMRAGAAYAHSLLALDSLHEQDV; encoded by the coding sequence ATGGCACACGAGCTTTACCCCCAGCCCAGCCGCGAGCTGGCCGCCAGGCGCCGGGAGCTGGCGCCCCAGACGCTGGAGGCCTTCCGCCACTTCTCCCAGCAGGTGTTCGCGGACGGGGCGCTGCCGGCCAAGACCAAGCAGCTCATCGCCGTGGCCGTGGCCCACGTGACCCAGTGTCCGTACTGCATCCGCAGCCACACCCGGGCGGCGCGCCAGCACGGCGCCACGGCCGAAGAGATCATGGAGGCGGTCTGGGTGGCGGCCGAGATGCGGGCGGGGGCGGCCTACGCCCATTCGCTGCTGGCCTTGGACTCGCTGCATGAGCAGGACGTGTGA
- a CDS encoding SCO family protein: MAGRSFGVLTAVTVAVAWAAGCSRVEPLRGQLVDPPRPLPDLVALDQRGRVFRLADQRGKVILLFFGYTTCPDVCPATLGLWKRARERLGQDAERVRFVFVTVDPERDTAAKVQEYLELFSSDFVGLVGSEAELRAFSEAFGAAYEKVPQPDSATGYLVAHTASVPVVDTRGRWRLRFNPQTSIDDYVHDVRILVREGAKGRGI; this comes from the coding sequence ATGGCCGGTAGGTCATTCGGAGTCCTTACTGCTGTTACCGTGGCGGTGGCGTGGGCGGCCGGATGCTCCCGCGTAGAGCCCCTTCGGGGCCAGCTGGTGGACCCGCCGCGCCCCCTGCCCGACCTGGTGGCGCTCGACCAACGCGGCCGGGTGTTCCGCCTGGCGGATCAGCGCGGCAAGGTCATTCTGTTGTTCTTCGGCTACACGACCTGTCCGGACGTCTGCCCCGCCACGCTCGGCCTGTGGAAGCGGGCCCGAGAACGCCTGGGCCAGGATGCTGAGCGCGTGCGCTTCGTGTTCGTCACCGTGGATCCGGAGCGCGACACAGCGGCCAAGGTGCAGGAATACCTGGAGCTCTTCAGTTCGGACTTCGTGGGCCTCGTGGGTTCCGAGGCTGAGCTGCGGGCGTTCTCCGAAGCGTTCGGGGCTGCCTACGAAAAGGTGCCGCAGCCGGACAGCGCGACGGGCTACCTGGTGGCGCATACCGCTTCGGTCCCTGTGGTGGACACCCGGGGAAGGTGGAGGCTGCGGTTCAACCCCCAGACGTCCATCGACGACTACGTGCACGACGTGCGGATCCTGGTGCGGGAAGGTGCCAAAGGCCGCGGGATCTGA
- a CDS encoding copper chaperone PCu(A)C, with product MRKLLTLATVLVLVVASGWPAAGRGSLEVRRPWARPGNRGANSAIYLEIHNSGGQPDRLVSAATDVARAVELHNTVMDRGMHRMVRVQSIAVPANGEVVLRPGGFHVMLIGLTRRLHVGDRFSLTLRFQRTGRLTVSVEVREQAGGGRTH from the coding sequence ATGCGCAAGCTCCTTACCCTCGCAACCGTGCTCGTTCTGGTGGTGGCCTCGGGTTGGCCTGCAGCAGGACGAGGTTCACTGGAGGTCAGGCGCCCGTGGGCTCGGCCCGGCAACCGGGGGGCCAACAGCGCCATCTACCTGGAAATCCACAACTCCGGCGGCCAGCCGGATCGGCTCGTGTCCGCCGCCACGGACGTGGCTCGCGCGGTGGAGCTGCATAACACCGTCATGGACCGGGGGATGCACCGCATGGTACGGGTCCAGTCGATTGCCGTGCCGGCCAATGGGGAGGTCGTCCTCCGCCCGGGCGGCTTTCACGTGATGCTCATCGGGCTCACACGCCGGCTGCACGTCGGAGATCGTTTTTCGCTGACCCTGCGCTTCCAGCGTACCGGCCGACTGACCGTCAGCGTGGAGGTGCGCGAGCAAGCCGGGGGAGGTCGAACGCACTGA
- a CDS encoding vitamin K epoxide reductase family protein: MKSRTCRPIWPVALLSVAGLVVSGYLWYGTGGAELRLCPAGSGCQVVQGSRYAYLLGVPLPVYGLAYYGTLLVASCWSVGAVRPWRVVLSVSAAGSAAFLVFLGVQRFVLHAFCSLCVASALISFVLLGLSWAYARTPVRWPTLAVPALAALIFVVGGYAVSERKVAASAYAEGLAKHLAASGAKFYGAYWCPHCTEQKRMFGDAARYLPYVECDGRAPEGRPEECRQAGVQAFPTWVIGGQAYEGTIPLEELARLSGYRLP, from the coding sequence ATGAAGTCGCGTACCTGCCGCCCCATCTGGCCCGTGGCGCTGCTGTCCGTGGCGGGCCTCGTGGTGAGCGGCTACCTGTGGTATGGGACCGGCGGGGCGGAACTTCGGCTTTGCCCCGCCGGGAGTGGCTGCCAAGTGGTGCAGGGCAGCCGGTACGCGTACCTCCTGGGCGTGCCGCTCCCCGTGTACGGGCTCGCGTACTACGGCACGCTTCTGGTCGCTTCATGCTGGAGCGTCGGGGCCGTGCGCCCGTGGCGGGTGGTGCTGTCCGTCTCTGCAGCGGGCTCTGCCGCATTCCTCGTCTTTTTGGGTGTCCAACGCTTCGTGCTGCACGCGTTCTGCTCTCTGTGTGTAGCCTCTGCCTTGATTTCCTTCGTTCTGCTCGGTCTGAGTTGGGCCTACGCCCGTACGCCGGTGCGCTGGCCTACGCTGGCGGTGCCCGCGCTGGCGGCGCTGATTTTCGTGGTGGGGGGCTACGCGGTCTCAGAGCGAAAGGTGGCGGCCAGCGCGTACGCGGAGGGACTCGCCAAGCACCTCGCCGCCTCCGGTGCGAAGTTCTACGGGGCGTACTGGTGTCCCCACTGTACGGAGCAGAAGCGGATGTTCGGGGACGCAGCCCGCTACCTCCCGTATGTGGAGTGCGACGGTCGCGCCCCAGAGGGAAGGCCTGAAGAGTGCAGGCAGGCCGGGGTACAGGCATTCCCCACGTGGGTGATCGGCGGGCAAGCGTACGAAGGCACGATTCCCTTAGAAGAACTCGCGAGGCTGTCAGGGTATCGGTTGCCGTGA
- a CDS encoding cytochrome c: MGYRLLRNRVFLVCVGVLVLATIALTSYRAVRPSKFPQRNPIPSTTQSVEVGHRLYRAYCAVCHGPEGYGDGPAAASLVPRPSDLRRAADMDDSVLFARITEGLPGTAMPAFRDVLTEEERWHVVNFLRTLGSLP, encoded by the coding sequence ATGGGCTACAGGCTTCTCAGGAACCGCGTCTTCTTGGTGTGCGTCGGTGTGCTCGTCCTTGCGACCATAGCCCTGACCTCTTACCGGGCGGTGAGGCCCTCGAAGTTCCCCCAACGCAATCCCATTCCTTCGACGACGCAGTCGGTTGAGGTGGGGCATCGCCTGTACCGCGCTTACTGTGCGGTCTGTCACGGCCCCGAAGGCTACGGAGACGGTCCGGCGGCGGCCAGCTTGGTGCCCAGACCCTCAGACCTGCGCCGCGCGGCCGACATGGATGATTCGGTTCTGTTCGCCCGGATCACCGAGGGCCTGCCGGGCACCGCCATGCCTGCGTTCCGCGATGTCCTGACCGAGGAGGAGCGCTGGCACGTGGTGAACTTCCTACGAACCTTGGGAAGCCTGCCGTGA
- a CDS encoding LysR family transcriptional regulator: protein MELHQLEAFVAVATFRSFHRAAEALFLSQPAVTARIQSLERALGKRLFERDGRTVRLTDAGEALLPYAERIIQAVVEGQHAVQETSGPSAGPLTLAAVPSLCTYLLPEALKQFRQECEDCKVLIRTGHSRDILEMVLSEEAEIGLARSLNHPQVETSHLARDPFVLVVYPRHPAAKAGRVTLPEVAGEPLIFYDRGSSDWTLLNAAFRRQGLIPNVVLELDTIEATKKMVERGVGISLLPKIAVRREVAEGSLVPVRLLGAGMPQRFVDLIYLRGRGLNEWAKRFVHTLRATLRGHQGVVGRKDRSAR, encoded by the coding sequence GTGGAGTTGCATCAACTGGAAGCATTCGTGGCGGTTGCCACCTTTCGGAGCTTCCACCGCGCGGCGGAGGCGCTGTTCCTCTCCCAGCCCGCCGTGACCGCCCGGATCCAGTCCCTGGAGCGTGCCCTCGGCAAGCGGCTGTTCGAGCGCGACGGACGCACCGTGCGGCTCACGGACGCGGGAGAAGCCTTGCTGCCGTACGCGGAGCGGATCATCCAAGCCGTCGTGGAAGGCCAGCACGCGGTGCAGGAGACTTCCGGTCCGTCCGCGGGGCCCTTGACGTTGGCGGCCGTGCCCTCCCTGTGCACCTACTTGCTGCCCGAGGCTCTCAAGCAGTTCCGGCAAGAGTGCGAGGACTGCAAGGTGCTGATTCGCACCGGCCATTCCCGGGACATCTTGGAGATGGTGCTCAGCGAGGAGGCCGAGATCGGGTTGGCGCGCTCCTTGAACCATCCCCAGGTGGAGACCAGCCACTTGGCCCGCGACCCGTTCGTGCTGGTGGTCTACCCTCGCCACCCTGCCGCGAAGGCGGGCCGGGTGACTTTGCCCGAGGTGGCCGGTGAGCCTCTCATCTTCTACGACAGAGGGTCCAGCGACTGGACGCTGCTCAACGCCGCCTTCCGCCGGCAGGGCTTGATCCCCAACGTGGTCCTCGAGTTGGACACCATCGAGGCAACCAAGAAGATGGTCGAGCGAGGTGTCGGTATCTCCTTGCTGCCGAAGATCGCGGTTCGCCGGGAAGTGGCGGAGGGGAGTCTGGTCCCGGTACGTCTGCTCGGGGCGGGGATGCCCCAGCGGTTCGTGGACCTCATCTACCTCCGCGGACGCGGGCTCAACGAGTGGGCCAAGCGGTTCGTGCACACACTGCGAGCGACATTGCGCGGACACCAAGGTGTGGTCGGCCGGAAAGATCGGTCGGCCCGCTAG
- the ilvB gene encoding biosynthetic-type acetolactate synthase large subunit, which yields MRTSTVEAREATRTVSGARAVVRVLEEAGAEWIFGHPGGASLPLYDALYDAPKLRHVLCRHEQVAAHAATGYARASGRFGVCTATSGPGATNLVTGLADAMMDSAAVLAITGQVVRANIGTDAFQEADVTSITTPITKHNALVIEPHGLVRTLREAIYLCQSGRPGPVLVDVPRDVFQTQIPADLLDEPFEPRRRPVTKGNATRIAQAADAISRSRRPVLYVGGGAQDASVPLGRLARRCRIPVMVTLMGKGAFDETDPLCLGMLGMHGTAYANYAINAADLVIAVGARFDDRVTGRLKDFCPHARFIHIDIDPSEIGKNKPAHVPIVGDAREVLEALEPLARPPETEAWWRQIEEWRTRHPLRWKPGPLLKPQEAIEAIYRVTRGEAVVVTDVGQHQMWAAQYYKCRRPRTFISSAGLGAMGFGFPAAMGAQFARPDTLVVAIVGDGGFQMTLQDLITAVEWKLPLKVYVVNNTSLGMVRQWQELFYQERYCAVHLRNPDFARVAEAFGAVGIRVERSDELEPALLRSLEVTDRPVVVDLVVDPEENCYPMIPSGQSVKEMILGD from the coding sequence ATGCGGACCAGCACGGTGGAGGCGCGCGAGGCCACCCGCACCGTTTCAGGGGCCCGGGCGGTGGTGCGGGTGCTTGAGGAAGCCGGGGCGGAGTGGATCTTCGGACATCCCGGTGGCGCGTCCCTCCCCCTGTACGACGCTCTGTACGACGCGCCCAAGCTCCGCCACGTCTTGTGTCGGCACGAGCAGGTCGCTGCGCACGCGGCCACCGGCTACGCGCGGGCTTCCGGCCGGTTCGGGGTGTGCACCGCCACTTCAGGCCCCGGCGCTACCAACCTGGTGACGGGCCTGGCCGACGCCATGATGGATTCCGCGGCGGTGCTGGCTATCACGGGCCAGGTGGTCCGCGCCAACATCGGCACCGACGCCTTTCAGGAGGCGGACGTCACTTCCATCACCACCCCCATCACGAAGCACAACGCGTTGGTGATCGAGCCCCACGGCCTCGTGCGGACCCTGCGAGAAGCCATCTACCTGTGTCAGTCCGGTCGTCCCGGACCGGTCTTGGTGGACGTGCCCCGGGACGTCTTCCAGACCCAGATCCCCGCGGACCTGCTCGACGAACCCTTCGAGCCGCGGAGGCGTCCGGTCACGAAGGGGAACGCCACTCGGATCGCCCAGGCTGCCGACGCCATCTCCCGAAGTCGGAGGCCGGTCCTGTACGTAGGCGGCGGTGCCCAGGACGCCAGCGTCCCACTTGGGCGGCTGGCCCGGCGCTGCCGCATCCCCGTCATGGTCACCCTCATGGGGAAAGGCGCTTTCGACGAAACCGATCCCCTGTGCCTGGGCATGCTGGGGATGCACGGGACCGCATACGCCAACTACGCCATCAACGCCGCGGACTTGGTGATCGCGGTGGGCGCGCGCTTCGACGACCGTGTGACGGGTCGGCTGAAGGACTTCTGCCCCCACGCGCGGTTCATCCACATCGATATCGACCCGTCCGAGATCGGCAAGAACAAACCCGCGCACGTGCCGATCGTGGGCGATGCCCGGGAGGTCTTGGAGGCCCTGGAACCCCTTGCCCGGCCCCCCGAAACCGAGGCCTGGTGGAGACAGATCGAGGAGTGGCGGACGCGTCACCCCCTCCGGTGGAAGCCCGGACCCCTGCTGAAGCCCCAGGAGGCCATCGAGGCCATCTACCGGGTGACCCGAGGGGAGGCGGTGGTGGTCACGGACGTGGGTCAGCATCAGATGTGGGCGGCCCAGTACTACAAGTGCCGAAGGCCGCGCACCTTCATCTCCTCCGCCGGGCTGGGCGCCATGGGGTTCGGGTTTCCTGCCGCCATGGGAGCTCAGTTCGCCCGCCCCGACACCCTCGTGGTGGCCATCGTGGGCGACGGGGGATTTCAGATGACCCTGCAGGACCTCATCACCGCAGTGGAGTGGAAGCTGCCCTTGAAGGTCTACGTGGTCAACAACACTTCTTTGGGGATGGTGCGGCAGTGGCAGGAGCTGTTCTACCAGGAGCGCTACTGCGCGGTGCACCTGCGCAACCCAGATTTCGCCCGGGTCGCGGAGGCGTTCGGGGCGGTAGGGATCCGGGTGGAGCGGTCGGATGAGCTGGAGCCGGCCCTCCTGCGGTCCCTGGAGGTCACGGACCGGCCCGTGGTGGTGGACCTAGTCGTGGACCCGGAGGA